The Candidatus Hydrogenedens sp. genome has a segment encoding these proteins:
- a CDS encoding ABC transporter permease translates to MKRKMNDTSTHFLQNLNMKGKITLLLLILIILSSFLFPIFLRTSYEEQNLELGAVHPSFKHWFGTDILGRDLFIRTMYGIRVSFWVGICATAVALVIGVTYGSISGYIGGWIDTWMMYLVDILYTMPFTMFVIILMTFFGRNFYLLFIAIGAVEWLTMARIIRGKVLSIKQQDFITSAKALGFSNPRILFRHIIPNLINIIVVYTTLTIPQVILLEAFLSFLGLGVQPPMCSLGVLIRDGVEVMEEYPWLLIFPAIIFTFTLLLLNLLGDSLQDASNEKIG, encoded by the coding sequence ATGAAACGAAAAATGAATGATACATCAACACACTTTTTGCAAAATCTAAACATGAAGGGGAAAATAACATTACTTTTATTAATACTCATTATCTTGTCATCGTTCTTATTTCCAATATTTTTACGTACAAGTTATGAAGAACAAAACCTCGAATTAGGTGCTGTTCATCCATCTTTTAAACACTGGTTTGGTACAGATATTTTAGGCAGAGATTTATTTATAAGGACAATGTATGGGATAAGAGTATCATTTTGGGTTGGAATATGTGCCACTGCAGTGGCTCTGGTTATAGGTGTTACCTATGGTTCTATTTCTGGTTATATTGGAGGATGGATTGATACGTGGATGATGTACCTTGTGGATATTCTTTATACAATGCCGTTTACAATGTTTGTTATTATACTGATGACTTTTTTCGGTAGAAATTTCTATTTGCTATTTATCGCTATAGGTGCTGTAGAATGGCTAACAATGGCACGAATTATACGCGGAAAAGTTTTATCTATAAAACAGCAAGATTTTATAACATCAGCCAAAGCCCTTGGTTTCTCAAATCCTCGAATTCTTTTCCGACACATTATTCCAAACCTTATAAACATTATCGTTGTTTACACAACATTAACAATACCACAGGTTATCTTGCTGGAAGCTTTTCTTAGTTTCCTTGGATTAGGTGTTCAACCCCCAATGTGTTCTTTGGGCGTCCTTATAAGAGATGGTGTTGAAGTTATGGAAGAATATCCATGGTTACTTATTTTTCCAGCTATTATATTTACATTTACCCTTCTTTTACTAAATCTA